Within the Gossypium raimondii isolate GPD5lz chromosome 12, ASM2569854v1, whole genome shotgun sequence genome, the region CATGTAATTGATTGCAGGGGTGATTGTTCGATCGaatcgagtcgaatcgaatgaaaaaaatttgagttaatcgagttgacgagtcctattttatcatcctaacacgattcaaaattttttcgaatcgagtcgaaTAAAACGAATTTTgagtcgaatcgaatcgagtgaaattattcaagttaaatttaaaaattaaacatgtattgtGTTATAGTATAACTAATAACATGTTAGAgcacaaaatcatatatatttgaaaactttttcaaaggaaaataataagaaaaaagataagatactttagtattatataattgaatcattaattaatttatttagatcccaaaattattttttagaaaaattttaaaattttaactttctttacatattctttaatttttaaattttataatttttaaaaatataaaattttgataatgctataaatattttgaattttaaaaattattttgaatttttttgtaatatttgttgAGAAagaccaatttatttattttcaaaattgacaaggGTAAAAGGTGTATTTACACCAATacgttatttgaattatttgagtcactcgaattgtaaaatttaacttgattCGAACACAAAATTGAATTACTTATTTTGGTTGACTCAAATAACTTAATTTGATTagctcaaaatttaattttttaaaattttttaattgaattgagttttgCAAAATGAAAATCGCAGAAAACTTACCTAAAAGAAGAATATGTCGCCTAACATTTGACAAATTAGAGCAATAActtcaaatatttgaaaaaccTTGAATGTTTAAGTAGGAATAAAGTAGAACAAATAATACTAAAGGCAAGCAACAAGGAACTAAAAGCTAAAGAATAAAAGGTTcagatttttacaaaatttaagaaCAGACCCGATAGACCTTTCAGTGACATGGATGTTAAAGAGCATTAGCAAATCAAAGATTGCATGTCACCTACTTGTTCCCTTGCGAAGGCCTCAGCACCATCAAATGCCAGATACATATGAGGAGTCTTGTCCATGACTAACCGCGCAAGGGATATGGCATTCACAACAGTGCTGACACCTGAAACAGCTCCACATTTCATTGTCTTGCCATCCATGATGCATGCTTCCATCTCAACTGTACCTGAGGTGGTGAGGACAGACCCCTTTCCTGCATTGAAATGCGGATTGTTTTCCAGTTCACGAACCTATGAAGCAAATGACCGATAAACCCAGAACTCCTTAGAATATGCTTACAACAACAGCAAGAAAAAAGAGACTTGTTTTGGTCTATTCAGAATCAGATAAAGAAAAGAACCCATTTCATGTTGGCATAAGCTCTTGAAATCTAGTCCCTCTGGCTTCTAGGTACTACATATCACTCAAGTGAAACCACTAAATCTTGGCTAAACCAATCGTTGTTTCAAAGTTGCAGAATTTCACAATCAAATGTGCCCCAAAAGTAGtgattaaaagaaatttcagctaCAATCAGAACATCCCAAATATTTATAGCCCACCCATTTGGTCATACTATCTACTTTACATCGGCACCAACTATATTGCAAAACAAACTACTTATTTGACATAAACCAAGACTAGAGATGCagtgaatataaataataaaaataaaaataaaaataaaagtaaaggtATAGATAGCAATAAAAGCCAATACCACAAGTTCAACAACGTCCAAGGGGTGGTTGTGGGCTTTGAGAGCGGCGATCCCAACGTCAAGGCAGCGGCGGAGGGCAGCTTCACGAGGGAGACGTTTTTCTGGGGGCAAAGAAAGTGGGATGTCTCCAGCTCCTCCATGAACAGCAATTGCCCACCCCATTTCTCCTTCTTTAGCCTTGTAAACTCTAAAGCCCCCACTTTCCCTCTCCCTCTCCTCGCTCTTATTTCTTGGGTAGTtggtaatttatattttggattttttacccagatttaaaagaattaattatttacgaaaataattaaagtaaatgatTCTTTTTCTACTGTGATCGTCAGTGCTGCTTGACACATTGACAACATCACTCTCTCATCATTagctaataataaattttttttaaaatatataatttttttgtcaccATTGTAtcaagaaggaaaaaaaataattttttttaatgggtGCTGCCAATTTATCAAGCGACATCAgatatttaaattgtaaaagtcaaAAAGGAAGAAATCTCTTCTTTTGTGTTGAAATTAGCATGAAATGTCACCGTTAACAATAACATCGATCACTATTGAGTACAAcagtaaaattttcaatcaagataaagaaggaaaagaaataaaataaaaaagacaagtAAGTACTACTGTTGGAGTTTTCAATTGagaataaaagtgaaatttgaatgggaaaagaaaagagagtgaatgaaaaatagagaattaaatatgagaaagaaaaaaacatatataaaagatagaaaatcaaatattttattcttttttctttctcataaTTGAGTTTTCCTCTCTCGTCACTTCTCTCAAATCTCTTTCTCTcgtctctctatttttttctcatatCTTTCTTTTCAACTCTCTTCTCATCTaagattatttttttgaaaaaatatttcatctaGTGATAGTGACATTGACAAGCCAAGAAGACAATCACTACATATGAAGTAAGCATCGGTCATGTGCttcctcatttatttattttttctatttcaagcGTTTCCTTTTAGCTATTTTTCTGTttcacttgtttttttttcttgaaaatttccaTTAATGTTGCTTGATACACTGACGAcaccgaatttttttttaatttattgatcgATGTCACATGACACACTGATGAcacccaaaaaaatatattttccctCACTGAATACTCGTATTTTTAACgggtattttgaaaaatatatattggtGCCGCCTGACACAGTGGTGacactcaattttttttgaaagtcgATGACTAACTAATGATGAAAGGACGGTTCCGTCATAATGTCAAGTGACACCAGCAATCTCTTGGGAGAATGGATCATTTACGTATATAAATTTAGacttggattattttaataaataaataattcctTTGGATCAATGACGTAAAAAGGCCTTATATTTCACaccaaagaaaacaaaagaaaacagagaCGGTGCTGTGGTTGATGCTAGCGAGTCACTTACATTTTTCCCAAATTGGTCACCAGTTTCCTCCATCCTCCAACATAAGTCATATGCCAATCACAAACTTCCTAATTTCCTAACTTTTCGCTAGCTTCTTGGAGATTGAGAGTTTGGAATGTAGCCCTGCTGCCATTCCTCCTCCTTTACtcacatttataattttatctttaaatttaatcaaacaatattcttgatttttttaagaaaatattattatcattaactataacaatgaataaaaagaatagaaagaCATGAGATATAGTCTAAACGATAAATAAATCACTAGTTACTACAAATGAATGTATAAATGTCATATTTGtagaataatttcaaaaaaagaaaaagataaattgACAGTAGCTACAACTAAAATTATTCGGAAACAAATCAAAGATGTACTAACTTGatcaaattgtttaaaatttacatcCAAGCCTGTCATCATATCAACCTGATGATAAATAttgatcaaataataaataattgttaAAAACCCCAAAAGAGTCACCGCATCAATGATGCACACAAAAAGACAAGTCTCATATGACTTATCTTTCTCCTTCATCTTAAATCTATGTTCTCTTTATGATCTATAATGATTAGGCTTTTCGAGAAAGGTCCTAATAAATTTGACGATACCCTTACATTGAcaaatctcatatatatatatatatatatatcaaaacatgacTAGAAAccagaaactaaaaaaaaaaccatagtgaacaaaacaaaaattatgaaaaataatgttgaaaaaaCCACAACGAATAACCAACTCAAACTGTCGCCAATAAAACAAAGATTTAGTTTGAAAAAAGTTGAGCGGTTAGGATTTTCAAAAGGAACTTTAATAGTTgaggttttttatttaaagttaaaggtttaaatttaatattacatattattttaaagatttaatataAACTATTTAAAGACATAAATATCCTTGTTTTGATATTTGAtgtttgtaaaataaaagagatattttaaattttctctaaTTCTAAACTTTATTCATATTGTAGATTCAATACTTAtacttttttctaatttgataattaaagtttttgttgttgtttaataTAATGCTCAAACTTGATAAATGTTATACAAATTATCCACGATAGCTAGTGCCTTTCATTCTTTTGTTACATGTCGGTACGAGCCAAATTCTTTTCTAATTTACAAGGgttatgttgaattttttagttatcgacatctaataaaaatttgatagtattaactattttgtgTAAGTTGTGTAACTTTTGTCAAGTTTGGATATCACATTGGATAACCAAATTCATATACTAAATCaatataaagtattaaatttgggtatcaaatgttatattataccttttcatttttaacactTTTTAGGTAATTACAATAAATCTCTATTATTCTAAAGTTTAAGTTGTGTTAAACATACTAGTTTGACTTGTCTTGACTTGTATGGAACGATAGttaaaattcttgtcaaacacCTGTTTAACATTATTAATGTTGGATATCAATAAAGGAGGAGACATGAAGGAGGATGTGGTGGTTATGATGGGGCCAGTTCACCTAGGTAGGACAAAGAGTCAGAGGATGTATGTGAGCAAAGAGGGTTGAAATTGCTATTGAGTGTTGAAGGTATTAAGGAGGTTAGGATGCTTTAGGATCAACCATGTGTTCATCGCGCAGAGGGATATATATAGAGGAGGTTTCGTGCTTGGTGGCGCTGATAGACATGGTGAATATGTTATCATGCATCATTATGGGATGCAAGAGAAGGAAATCTGTGATTCATTCTAAATTGTGGTGTAGAGTGATTAGACTCACGCACGGTTTGGTGGCCTAAAAAGTAACATTTTGAATAGAAGAGTAAGTGGAAGATCAATCAAGACCTTTTGTAGAAAGTATATGGTTGTCTTATAGGGATTGTTAATCAATACCCTGTCGAGGAAAATGGAAGGTCAAATGGAACTAGGCCTTTTAGACCACTTTGTCCCTTGGTGACTAATAGGCCAACACTGATCGGAGGGGTGTTCCTCAAGTATCTTGTTGTACTACCATGTGTCTAAAGCCGGAGGGGTATAATAAACATTGATTCAAACCATGTGATCCTATCCCTACttctaagtaaaaaaaaatgctaACCTAATcataccattaaaattttagattcaagTTTGATCGTGTCTATAATCTCtctagatttattttattttatagtttagatatagttttatcattttcttgAAAGTAGatctaatttgattattaatttaataatttactgtgccaaattaattataattataattatttaaattatattagcatatgttttttttaaaacaaagtaaaacattaatttttttaaaaaaaaaagctcttCTAAAATCTATTTGCTCCatttaaaaaactcaaaattgagataaaaaaaacatCAACCTTATTATCATTTCACGTACCAAGGGTCGCTAAAACCACGTTCTAATTGCATTCCTCTGCCTGGAGAGTGCTCTAATAAGATGGatcgaataaaaataatttgaattaattgagttgacgaattttattttattattttaacttaatttaaaaattttcaaatagaatcgaataaaataaaatttgaataaaattaagtatATTTATTCGAGATggaaaacataatattaatatataggCAACTTAACTTACGTTCAAagtctcaaaatttataattaaatagtaatcCATATAATATAACTGAAACCGATAAGCATAGACTGAAAAGAAAAGCTTTAGGCAAGTGGGTTTAACACAACTACtattatcttttttctttttttttgcttttacaGAAATTGGTGAGTATTCATTTTAGTAAGTGATAGAAAATTCCTGAAGAAAAGGTTAGATAATTCATCTTTGAATCAGGTACCAGATTCAATGTAAATGCATTgtccattatatatataaatgtcaACTTTACAAGTTCTTACCCTCTAATTATTATTGACTGTCTTTGCAGTACTAGATTCAATGGGggataattaaaaagaaaacaaaggggGAACGTGCAGCTGCAATTTcattaacattatatatatatatatatataggtattgAGTTGATTGATATGAGATGGGCCATTGATGATGGAAGCTAGAAAGCAGCAATGGAATTAGTGGAATGAGATGAAGTGGGAACATGTGTGGCTTTCCACATTAACCACTAatgaatgggtaaatttttgtttctctttttatatgaaaaaggGGGGACGGCCATTAAGATTCAATGTGCGGACAATAGGGTTGAAATGGAACAGCTTTTTAAATGGGCAAAAAGGTGTTGAAAGTGGAAGAAGGTGAACACAAAGACAGGGATATATTGTTTGTGTCTATATGATGTTCGTCAAAATGCTCCAATCAACCCCAcatttccatttctactatAGAACAAGTAGGGAAACCCACATTTTCTacattggaaaaaaaaatcagtatCTCCaaggaaaaaaacaacaaaaaagttacatttaaagtttcttttctttttcattgttttgattCTACATAAAAACTTGTATAACTCCAACTACAAAAAAGAACAGTAACATCACTTGAAATGaaaattgcaaaagaaaaatggCGATGGACCTCGAAACTCCGGTGTCGGAGATAGTTTTCAAGTtagattttacttttgttttttcaaaatggaatggaaattaaaatgaaaaatgcaacagaaaataagtttaaggtaaaaattagagtttaatttttttttcaaaaacaaaaagttagtggttatatttaaagtaataaacacttaatcaattTGTTGTCGACTGGGAACTCAAttcgaattagaaaattttctataaaattaccAATGagataatttgtaaataaaagaaatatctCTATAAATCttctgaaataatttattaagataacagtattaaattaatattatttttaaaatagttaatctaaaattaaattatccgATAGAGTTTCAGTAGAAGTGTGATTCTTCCATTGCTCAATCACTGAAAAATCATCGTCACTAACCACCGGATTTCCGTCGTCGCAACCACGCCCCAACATTGTTGTGACCGATGGTGTTATTGAAGGCGCAACACCCTCATGACACTCCAAGTCAATTCGACTGCTGCTGGTTAGGTCTAGGCCAGTGATGACCCGATTAGACCGTTGGCTCGATTTTACATACATGATTCAGTTCGATTAGTTTTGAATCTCGATCTCgattttttattctcaatttcaatttttgatctCAAGttcaatttttaagtttaattatgctAATTGTCTGactcaaaaattaatttctaaaaatataatatttattttaattaatttaattttacttaatcataattaattttctaaaaaatcattgagattttcaaaacttaatttttaaagaaattctttaatcaaattctttaCCAGAACAATTCTCATAAgcgcctaatttaattccataccGAATAAATGAactcaattaaatcatttctaaaattgtagatatttcttttgatttaaatgCAATCCATTCGAGCTTTTATCATCCTTGGTCcctttccaattatttaatgagATATCAgcaattttggtaatttttttactatgaACCCAAACTCTAAATCCTAAATCTCAAACCTTGAACCTTGCTTTGGAAGATGGCTCGGACAATCCCTCCTATCTCGGATATCCCTTTTCACATGCAACCATTACCCTCTCCCCCGCAAAATCAATGAACACAACTCCTAAgcttatatgaaatttataaaatgagttATGATTTCAGAAAAAGGAAACTTGATTTAATTGTTCGGAAACATATCATTATTAACACTaagcaataaaaatataacatttcatgTCCCCAAATGCTGACGACAACAACTATACGATCCTTTGATCATGTTCTTATAACAACTTTCCAGTCTTTTTCTCAGGCAAATGACTGCAAATAGCTTAAGTTTAGCAATGGTTTACTTTGTTGGAGAATCCCATATGGCAATTTCTGAATATCCATCTTCAGTAGCGCAAGCACGAAACATGCCAGTGGTGTTGAAGGGCATAGCGACTTCTCCGGTGGAAGACACGGCAACTAATCCTGCATTGCCCCGTGGAACTTGATCTATAACGTAAGCAGCAGCTTCCTTGAGGGAAAGACCTTTGAACTCCATAACAGCAGCAACATCCCTTGCGATGGTACCACGGATTATTGCTTCTCCTCTGCCTGTAGCAGAAACGGCACAGAGATGGTTCGCGTAAGTCCCTGCACCAATGATTGGTGTGTCCCCAATCCGGCCTACCATTTTGTTCACTATTCCACCTGTTGATGTTGCTGTAGCCAAATTCCCTTCATTGTCAACAGCCACACATCCAACAGTGCCAATCTGGCTATCACCATCAGCAAGTGCAGCGTCTTTTGGCACCTCCTTTTGAATTGGTTGAGTGTAATCAAGCTGCagattaaaacaaaaccaaagaCATAAAACTTGAAGCATCAGTTCAAAATCAAACTTTGGACACGAATAAGTTGAAAGCTGGGGAAAAATTTTCCGACACAAAGATAAACAGGCAGAAGAATTTTGTTGGATGCCATACTAAGATATTTCAAGCAGTATTGAGGTCTGATGTTCTATGGTTTTATAAGTTATATTTTCGAAAATCGTATAAGAAGTAGACAGTTTGAAGTTTGAACAGACCAAGACTAAAGTTTGTGTATAAAAAATACCTGAACTCTGTCAGCTTCTTGTGCCTGCTTAAGTCTTTCAATGTTTTCAGGGGTGATAAAATGGCTCATCTCAACAGTCTCAAGACCCTGACCCGATGTAGAACAAAACAGAGACAAGAAAAGCAGATCATAATCATTTCTATAGTAATTCAAAGCTATAAGCACCatatatttagttttctttGGCCAGTTATCAAGGAATTAAGGATGAGTGTTGTATATGAGTATGTGTGTCACATGGATATACTTGctctttttaaagtttttccatATGTTTGGAGGATCGTACTCCCCTAAACATGTTTGCTATTGTGGCTGAAGAAGAAGGCAGAATTCGAAGCGCTAATGATATGTTTCACTCCacttaaattgaacaaaaaggataccaaactaaacaaataaacaacatAGTTGATGAACTTGATTGCCAAACTTGCAAAAGGAAGATCGcatgaagaaaatgaaactgACCTAAAAGAAGAATATGTCGCCAAAATTTGACAAATTAGAGCAATAActtcaaatagtttaaaaacCTTGAATGTTTACTTAGGAATAAATTAGAACAAATAATACTAAAGGCAAGCAACAAGGAACTAAAAACTAAAGAATAAAAGGTTcagatttttacaaaatttaagaaCAGACCCGAGAGACCTTTCAGTGACATAGATGTTAAAGAGCATTAGCAAATCAAAGATTGCATGTCACCTACTTGTTCCCTTGCGAAGGCCTCAGCACCATCAAATGCCAGATAAATATGAGGAGTCTTGTCCATGACTAACCGCGCAAGGGATATGGCATTCACAACAGTGCTGACACCTGAAACAGCTCCACATTTCATTGTCTTGCCATCCATGATGCATGCTTCCATCTCAACTGTACCTGAGGTGGTGAGGACAGACCCCTTTCCTGCATTGAAATGCGGATTGTTTTCCAGTTCACGAACCTATGAAGCAAATGACCGATAAACCCAGAACTCCTTAGAATATGCTTACAACAACAGCAAGAAAAAGGAGACTTGTTTTGGTCTATTCAGAATCAGATAAAGAAAAGAACCCATTTCATGTTGGCATA harbors:
- the LOC105764731 gene encoding isoaspartyl peptidase/L-asparaginase 1 isoform X1, which translates into the protein MGWAIAVHGGAGDIPLSLPPEKRLPREAGLRRCLDVGIAALKAHNHPLDVVELVVRELENNPHFNAGKGSVLTTSGTVEMEACIMDGKTMKCGAVSGVSTVVNAISLARLVMDKTPHIYLAFDGAEAFAREQGLETVEMSHFITPENIERLKQAQEADRVQLDYTQPIQKEVPKDAALADGDSQIGTVGCVAVDNEGNLATATSTGGIVNKMVGRIGDTPIIGAGTYANHLCAVSATGRGEAIIRGTIARDVAAVMEFKGLSLKEAAAYVIDQVPRGNAGLVAVSSTGEVAMPFNTTGMFRACATEDGYSEIAIWDSPTK
- the LOC105764731 gene encoding isoaspartyl peptidase/L-asparaginase 1 isoform X3, with amino-acid sequence MEACIMDGKTMKCGAVSGVSTVVNAISLARLVMDKTPHIYLAFDGAEAFAREQGLETVEMSHFITPENIERLKQAQEADRVQLDYTQPIQKEVPKDAALADGDSQIGTVGCVAVDNEGNLATATSTGGIVNKMVGRIGDTPIIGAGTYANHLCAVSATGRGEAIIRGTIARDVAAVMEFKGLSLKEAAAYVIDQVPRGNAGLVAVSSTGEVAMPFNTTGMFRACATEDGYSEIAIWDSPTK